The DNA region GATGCGCTCGATCTCGAAAGTGTCGTAGACTTGGGTGTCGATCGCGCGCTTCTGGCCGTTGCCGAGATCGGTGATGGTCTTCGGCTCGCCGAAATAAACGCCGCCGGTGAGCTCGCGCACGATCATGATGTCGAGGCCCTCGACCACCTCGCGCTTCAGGCTCGAGGCATCCGCCAGCGCCGGATAACACACCGCCGGACGCAGATTGGCGAACAGGCCGAGATCCTTGCGCAGCCGCAGCAGGCCGGCCTCCGGGCGCACTTCGTAGGGCACGCTGTCCCACTTCGGACCGCCGACCGCGCCGAAGATCACGGCATCGGCCGCATTGGCCTTGGCCATGTCGCCCTCGGAGATCGACACCTTGTGCGCGTCATAGGCCGAGCCGCCGACCAGGCCCTGCTCGGTCTCGAACTTCGCGATGCCCTGTGCGTTCAGCCAGTCGATCACGCGCTGCACCTCGGCCATCACTTCGGGGCCGATGCCGTCGCCGGGGAGAAGCAGCAGTTTATGGGTCGCCATGGTCTATCACCTTGTCCAACTCGTCATGCCCGGCCTTGTGCCGGGCATCCACGTCTTTCCAGCCTCAAGCTGGCAAGGCGTGGATGGCCGGGACAAGCCCGGCCATGACGACCAATTTGTTGCGGGCGGAGTGCTAAAACGCCCCGGGCGGATTGGCAAGGCACCCCGGACAGGGCCAAAATGGCCCGCCAAGAGCCAACCGCGCCCCAAAAGAAGCCAACAAGACGGACCTCATGACCGCAGCCATTATCTACGCCTTCGCCTCGGCCATCTTCCTCGGCGCTGGCGTCGTGCTGGCACAGCTCGGCCTGCGCACCGTCGAGCCGCTGTCGGGCGCCGCGATCAGCGTGCCGTCCTTTACCCTGCTGTTCCTGGTGCTGTCGCCGCTGATCCTGCATGGCGAGCCGGTGGTCTGGCGCGGCCTGCCGATCTTTATGGCGATCGGCCTGTTCTTCCCGGCCTCGCTGACGCTCTTGACCTTCGCCTCGAACCGGGCGCTCGGACCAGTGATCACCTCGACATTGGGCAATTTGGCGCCGCTGCTTGCGGTCGCCGCCGCCGTGGTGCTGCTGCACGAGCCGCTCGCGCCGCAACAGCTGATCGGCCTCGTGGTCGCGGTGGCCGGTGCCGCAATCATTACCGTGACCCGGCCCCGCGACCTCGGTCATTGGCGGAGCTGGGCCCTGCTGCTGCCGCTTGCGAGCGCGCTGGTGCGCGGCATCGTGCCCCCGATCGCCAAGCTCGGGCTGGCGATCTGGCCGAGCCCGCTGTGGGCCTGCCTGATCGGTTACATCATGTCGTCAATCGTGGTGCTGACGGTCCAGCGCGTCCGCAAGGGCAGCTTCATGGTGCAGGCGCCGCGTGACGGCCGGTTCTGGTTTGCATTGACCGGGATCAGCAACGGGCTCAGTGCGCTCAGCCTGTTCGCCGCGGTCCGCAACGGCCCGATCACATTGGTGGCGCCGCTCGCTGCAATCTACCCGCTGGTGACCGTGACGCTGAGTGCGATGATGCTCAAGCATGTCGAGATCACCGCGCGGATCGTCGCCGGAACCCTGCTGACCGTCGCCGGCGTCGCGCTGGTCCTGATCGCCTGATTGCCCGATACGCAAGACGGTGTTGCTGCCCGTGGCGCTGGGCAGGACCGGCGCGGCCTGCCACAATGGCTCCATTGCCGGAGTGAATAGTGAGAGCCCCCGCCCCATCCTACCCGCATCCCGCGCGGCTGATCCTTATTTTGTCGCTCGCACCAACGGTCGGTCTCGGCATCGGCCGTTTCGCCTATTCGCTGGTGCTGCCGGACATGCGCGACTCGCTGGCCTGGTCCTATTCGGCCGCCGGCTTCATGAACACGATCAATGCCGCCGGCTATCTGGTCGGCGCGCTGTTCGCCTCGCGCCTGATCCAGCGCTTCGGGCTCGCCGCCTCGGTGCGCTGGTCGACGCTGGCCTGTGCGCTGTCGCTGGCGCTGTGCGCCATCTCGGGCAATTTCGCCGTGCTGAGTTTCGCCCGCCTGCTGGTCGGCTTCGCCGCTGCGATCGGCTTCGTCGGCGGCGGCGCGCTGGCGGCAACCATCGCGCAATCGCGGCCGGAGCGCGCCAACTTCCTGCTCAGCCTGTTCTATGCCGGGCCGGGCGTCGGCATCCTGGCCTCCGGCCTGATCGCGCCCTTCGTGCTGCACGGCTTTGGCGCCGGCTCATGGTGGATCGTGTGGTGGGCGATGACCTTGCTCTCTGCGATCATGACCGTGCCGCTGCTGCTTGCGCCATTGCACGCCAATACTGCCGCCGGCGGCATCGTGCGGACCAAATTCGCTGTGATGCCGGTCCTGATCTACCTCGCCGCCTATTTCCTGTTCGGCGCCGGCTACATCGCCTACATGACCTTCATGATCGCCTATGTCCGCGACGGTGGCGGCGGCGCGGGTGCACAGAGCGCGTTCTGGAGCCTGATCGGCGTCAGCGCATTCGTCACCCCTTGGGTCTGGCGGCGGGTTTTGGCGCTCGACCGCGGCGGGCTCGCGACCACCATCATCCTCGGCGTCAACGCACTCGGCGCGGCCCTCCCGATCTTCGGGCATTCGCCGCTGCTGCTCGCGATTTCGGCACTGGTGTTCGGCGTCGCGTTCTTCGCCGTGGTCGGCTCGACCACCGCCTTCGTGCGTCTCAATTACCCGCCGGAAGCCTGGCCGACCGCGATTGCGGCGATGACCATCGCCTTCGGCATCGGCCAGACGCTCGGGCCGATCGTGGTCGGTGCCATCACCGACGCGGTCGGCAGCCTGTCATTTGCGCTGAACGTCTCGGCCGCGATGCTGGCGTTGGGAGCGGTGCTGTCGGCGTTTCAGAGGAAGGTCGGGCCTTAATGACCACTCGTCATTCCGGGCTCGCGAAGCGAGAGCCCGGAATCCATCGTGACGCAGCGCATGCGGCCAAATGGATTCCGGGCCTGCGCCTTCGGCGCATCCCGGAATGACGAGGGGACGACAGAGCGTTAGCTCCCGCTGAACGAATTGTAGCCCTGGTCTTCCCAGTAGCCGCCCTTGTAGTCGTTGGTGACTTCCATCGAGAGCACGTATTTCGGGTTCTTGAAGCCGAGCTTGGTCGGCACCCGGATCTTCATCGGGAAGCCGTAGGCGCGCGGCAGGATCGCGTCGCCGAATTTGAAGGTCATCTGGGTCTGCGGATGCAGCGCCGTGCGCATGTCCAAAGGTGAATTGTAGCCGTCCTTGTCGGCGCACTGGAACCAGACATATTTGGCGCGCGTGTCGGCGCCGACCAGCTTGAGGAAATCGCGCAAGGGCGTGCCGGTCCAGCTGCCGATCGCGCTCCAGCCTTCGACGCAGATGTGGCGCGTCACCTGCTTGACCTGCGGCAGCTTGTACAATTCGTCGAGCGTCCACGATTTCTTGTTCTCGACCAGCCCGCGCACCTCGAGCTTCCAGTCCGCGCCTGCGATCTCCGGCGCATCGTCGAGATCGTAATAGGCGTTGAACGGGAACGGCTTGGTGATCATGCTCTCGGGGAAAGTCGGCGCCAGCGCATCCGGATTGAACATCCAGGCCTGCACCGCGTCGTTGAACTTCGAGACCTTCTTCAGCAATTCCTCCGCCGAGGACGAATCGACCACGTCGCAGCCGGTCAGCAGCGTCAGCGCACCGAGGCTGGTCCCCGCCGTGATGAAGCGGCGGCGTGTCAGCTCCGGCATCGTCTTCACCGCATCACGCACGAGCAGCTTCTTGTCGACGCCGGGGACCAGGAGTTTGCGAAGACGACCCATGACACTCTCCCTCAACGTCCGATGATCATCGCGCGCAGGCTCTTCGGCACCAGCAGCGCGAGCGCGACATGGATCACCAGGAAGGCCACGATCAGCGCCATGCAGGTGAAGTGGACATAGCGGGCGATGTCGTAGCCGCCGAACAGCGACACCAACCAATGCAACTGCACCGGCTTCCACATCGACAGGCCGGACAGCACGATGACGACGCCGACGGTGATGATGCCGGTATAGAGCAGCTTCTGCACCGAATTGTACTTGCTGAGATCGTCATGCGACAGCTTGAGGGTCAGCGCCGCCTTGGTGTCGGCAATCACGCCGCCCGGGGTGATCGGCAGCAGCTTCTTGCGGAAGCGGCCGGTGGCGAAACCGAGCGCCAGATAGATCAGGCCGTTGACCATCAACAGCCACATCGCGGCGAAGTGCCAGAGCAGCGCGCCGCCGAGCCAGCCGCCGAGCGTGATGTTCCGCGAGATGGTGAAGCCGAACAGCGGTGAGGCATTGTAGATCTGCCAGCCGGACATGATCATCAGGATCATCGCGAATGCGTTGATCCAGTGCACCATGCGTACCCAGACCGGCTGGATCAGCTTCGCGGGCGCCGCGGTCTCTGCCTGGTGGTCGCTGACGGCAAGGCTTGTCATGGAATGTCTCTGCTCGTGGTCGTTACCGGCTTATACGCCCGGAACCGGCGTTCCGTTACGGGGTCGCGCATCATCAGTTCGATATACGCCACTCCATCTGGTCACAAAAATGCGAGCCGGGGCGAGGCTCCGGCTCGCATTCACGTAAGGCGTTCAGGGACTAGATCGGCCCGCCGGGTGTTAGGTCGCCGGCATCAGCACGGTGTCGACCACATGGATGACACCGTTCGACTGGTTGACGTTGGAGATCGTCACCATCGAGGTGCCGCCCTTGGCATCGACGATCCAGACCTTGCCGTCCTGCTTCTTGACGGTCAGTTCCTCGCCCTCGGCGGTCTTCAGCTTCTTGCCGTCGGTGAGGTCGGAGGCCTCGAGCTTGCCCGGCACCACATGGTAGGTGAGGATCTTGGTCAGCGTCGCCTTGTTCTCGGGCTTCACCAGGTTGTCGACGGTTCCGGCCGGCAGCTTGCCGAACGCGGCGTTGGTCGGCGCGAACACCGTGAACGGACCCTTGCCTTCCAGCGTGCTGACCAGGCCTGCGGCCTTCACCGCGGCGACGAGGGTGGTGTGGTCCTTCGAATTGACGGCGTTCTGGACGATGTTCTTGGACGGGAACATCGCGGCGCCGCCGACCATCACGGTCTTTTCCTCGGCGCGGACCGGCGCCACGACTGTGGCGGTGATCGCGAGCGCGCTGAAGGCGGCGGCAAGATAGGCAATACGCTTCGACATGGTTCGTCTCCCGATGGGTATCTGGCCGGCTCAGTCTCCGCCGGCGATGAAGGGGCAACAACGGCGCGTGTTGATTGATGTGAGCGTCGTCGTTGGCCTGAGCTACGGGAGGTTTTCCGGGCGGTTTCCGGAAATAACTCTTTGTGATTCCTGAAACCGGTTGGCGCGCGCTCCGTACATGTGGCGCTTCACGCAGCCGTTGCGCATTCCATTCGACGGAATGGACGGGTGCGCCGCCGCGAGCAATTTGCTTGCCGCCGTTGTTCGATTGGTTCAGCCTGAGATTGCGGTGCAGCTTCACAACGGGCGGTAGTGGGGAGAAGCAATCATGAGCAGCATCACGGCTGACGGCCGCGCCACGCCTATCGTGAACGATGCCGGCAGCGACATCGGCCCGCTCGAGCAGAAGCATCTGCAATACGCCAACTATCGCGCGGTCGCAGACACCACCGAGATCACGAAAACCCATTGGCACATCGCCACCGCCAACGCGCTCGGCTGGGGCTTCGACGGCATGGACGGCGTGATCTTCGCGCTGATCTCGCCGATGGTGATCAAGGAATTCCAGCTGAGCTTGCCGGAATACCGCTCCGGCATGCAGATCGCGCTGTTCGTCGGCATCGCCGGCCTCTATTTCTGGCCGTGGCTCGCCGATCGCTACGGCCGCCGCACGCTGCTCGCGGTCAACATCGCGCTGTTCTCGCTCCTGATGCCGGTCGCGGCGCTGTCGCCGACCTTCACGGTCTTCGTGATCGCGCGCTCGCTGTTGTTCTTCGCGCTCAACGGCGAATGGTCGCTCGGCTCGATGCTGGTGGCGGAGACCTGGCCGGCCCGGCTGCGCGGGCGCATCATCAGCATCACGCGCTCGGCCTGGTGCCTCGGCGCCACGCTCGCCGGCGCGATCACCGGGCTGGTCGCCGCCAATTTCGGCTGGCGAATCGCCGTGATGGTGCCCGGCGTGATCGCGCTGCTCGCGATCTATATCCGCTCCACTTGTCCGGAATCGCCCTATTGGGTGCGCGCGCAGGACCGCAAGCGGCGCATCTCGGAGACGCTGGCGCGCGGCGGCACCGTCAGCAACGAGGACGGCGCCTGGTTCGGCAAAGCCAAGTCGGTCGGCATCCGCCAGGTGTTCATGCCCGACGTGCTGCCTTCGACATTGGTCGCGCTGTTCGTGGCCTGCGCCAGCACCTGCATCTACGGCACGGTCGGCGCTTGGATGCCGCTGTATCTTTCGACCGAGAAGCATTGGTCGACCACGGAATACAGCCTGTTCTACGTGTTCTACGGCCTGTGCGGCTTCCTCGGCCTGTGCCTGGTCGGCTGGCTGATCGACAAGATCGGCCGCCGCCGTACCTTCATCGTGACCCTGATCGAGGGCGCGATCTTCATGACGCTCTGGGTCTATTCCGAGGACCGCGTCCTGCTGTGGGCGTTCGGGCTTCTCTGGTGTCTCGGCTTCCTCGGCTTCTGGGGCCCGAGCACGACGCTGACTGCGGAGATCTTCCCGACCCGCATCCGCGGCGCCGCCAACGGCGTGGTCTGGGCGATCGCCTATTTCGTCGGCTTCGTGCTGTTCCCCTTCGTCTCGATCGCGCTCCAGCAGCACACCGGCTCGTTCGCGCTGTCGTTCCTCTGCATCCCCGTGCTGATGATCGCGATGGCGGTCGGCGTGTTCCTGTTCGTGCCGGAGCATTCCGGCAAGGAGCTGAACGAGATCAGCGAGTGAGGCGCCGGTAGACCGTAGCCCGGATGAAGCGCAGCGAAATCCGGGGCCGCTGTAACCACGGATGGGCCTGCCCCGGATTACGCTTCGCTGCATCCGGGCTACGCACTTCAACCTCCCCTTGAAAAGGGGAGGTCGCTTTGCTCGCCAGAGCAAAAGCGGGTGGGATCCGCTCTCTCTGTAGACGGCATTGCCTGCGGCTGACCCCCATCCCGACCTTCCCCCTTTCAGGGGGAAGGAGAAGACAGATGGTAGCCCGACCTAATCCCTGTTCGCCGGGGTCTGAATAAATCCGCGATTATGCGTCGGGCTGATCAGGATCTCGTTCATGCAGACCCGCGCCGGCATGCCGGCGACGAAGGCGATGGTGCGGCCGCAATCCTCCGGCTGCAGCATCCTGGCCTGCTCGGCTTCGCTCGGCACCACCGGCCGTTGCTTCAGAATCGGCGTTGCCACCTCGCCCGGCGACAGGCAGCAGGCCCGCAGGCCGTTGACGCATTCGTCCATGTTGAAGGAATGGGTCAGCGCCAGCACCGCGTGCTTGGTCGTGGTGTAGGCCGGGCCCGGCATCTTCGAGACGTGGCGGCCCGCCCAGGAGGCGACGTTGATGATGCAGCCGTCCTGCTGCTTGCGCATCGTCGGCAGCACCGCGCGCATGCAGTAGAGCACGCCGTTGAGGTTGACCTCGACCAGCTTGTCCCAGCCTTCCAGCTCCATGTCGGCCCAGCTGCGCTTCGGCACGTTGATGCCGGCGCTGTTGACCAGGAGGTCGATGCGGCCGTGTTTGCGGACGATCGTCTCGGCGGCCTTGTTGACGTCGGCCTTGTTGCTGACATCGAGCGGAATCGCCTCGGCCTTGCCGCCCTTTTTGGTGATGTTGGCCACCACGCGGTCGAGCTCTTCCTTGCGGCGGCCGGAGACCACCACCGTCCAGCCGTCCGCAGCCAGGAATTCCGCCCCGGATTCGCCGATTCCGGTGCCGCCGCCGGTGACCCAGGCCACGCGTTTCCCATTATTTGTCATGCAAACTGTCTCCGTTGCTTTCCGAAGGGCGTTTTTGCTAATCCAGCCGGACTCTTACCGGCCCTTTCGCCCTTCGGGGGATGTTGCATGAACACGACCACCAACGCCAACCTGTTTTCCCGCCTGTTCGACGGCCTCGACGACCCCAACCGGCTCGCGATCGAGCAGCTCGACGGCAGCCGCATCTCCTATGGCGACCTGATCGCACGCGCGGGCCAGATGGCGAATGTGCTGGTGGAACGCGGCGTCAAGCCGGGCGACCGCGTCGCGGCGCAGACCGAGAAGTCGGTCTCGGCCCTCGTGCTCTATCTCGCCACCGTGCGCGCCGGCGGCGTCTATCTGCCGCTCAACACCGCCTATACGCTGAACGAGCTCGAATACTTCATCACGGATGCCGAGCCGTCGCTGGTGGTCTGCGATCCCTCCAAGCTGGACGGCATCAAGGCGATCGCCGCCAAGGCCGGCGCGAAGGTCGAGACGCTCGATGCCAGCGGCAAGGGTTCGCTGACCGAGGCCGCCGACAGGGCGCCGAAGGACTTCGCCACCGTGCCGCGCGGCAATGACGACCTCGCCGCGATCCTCTACACGTCGGGCACCACCGGCCGCTCCAAGGGCGCGATGCTCTCGCACGACAATCTGGCGTCGAACTCGTATTCGCTGGTCGACTACTGGCGCTTCACCGACAAGGACGTGCTGATCCACGCACTGCCGATCTATCACACCCACGGCCTGTTCGTGGCGAGCAACGTGACGCTGTTCTCGCGCGCCTCGATGATCTTCCTGCCGAAGTTCGATCCGGACGCGGTCCTGAAGCTGATGGCCCGCGCCACCGTGATGATGGGCGTGCCGACCTTCTATACCCGCCTGTTGCAGAACCCCGGCCTGAACAAGGACACGACCAAGCACATGCGGCTGTTCATCTCGGGCTCCGCGCCGCTGCTCGCCGACACCCATCGCGAATGGTCGGCGCGGACCGGACACGCCGTGCTCGAGCGCTACGGCATGACCGAAACCAACATGAACACGAGCAACCCCTATGACGGCGACCGCGTGCCCGGCGCGGTCGGCTTCGCGCTGCCCGGCGTCTCGGTGCGGGTCACCGATCCCGACACCGGCAAAGAGCTTCCGCGCGAAACCATCGGCATGATCGAGGTCAAGGGCCCGAACGTGTTTAGGGGTTACTGGCGGATGCCGGAGAAGACCAAGTCCGAATTCCGCAGCGACGGCTTCTTCATCACCGGCGACCTCGGCAAGATCGACGACAAGGGTTATGTCCACATCCTCGGCCGCGGCAAGGATCTCGTGATCTCCGGCGGCTTCAACGTCTATCCGAAAGAGATCGAGAGCGAGATCGACACCATGCCCGGCGTGATCGAATCAGCCGTGATCGGCGTGCCGCATGCCGATTTCGGCGAAGGCGTCACCGCCGTTCTGGTTTGCAGCAAGGGCGCCGATATCAGCGAGGCCTCGGTGCTGAAGGCGCTCGACGGGCGGCTCGCCAAATTCAAGATGCCCAAGCGCGTCTTCGTCGTCGACGAATTGCCGCGCAATGCGATGGGCAAGGTGCAGAAGAATATTTTGCGGGATACGTACAAGGATATCTACGCAAAGGGATGAAGCCGGAAGAACGTCGTGAGGGGTAGATGGAGCGGGAGCAGGCTATCCAGATTAACGATCAACTCGTCATCGCGCACGAGGCGATGAAGAAGGCTCGAATCGCGATTGCGGAGCTCGGAAAGCAGGAGCGGCTTGAATTGGATGGCCCGCTTTATGACCTCCTACTCGAGCTGGAATGGCAGGTGATGCTGCCGCTCTACGAACAGTTTCGTGACCTGATGAAGCTGGAGTTGCACGAAAAACTCCCTGCTCCGAGCTCCGAACTGAAGTGGAGCGACGTGCGTCTTCCCCGCGAAGCTACGGAAGCTACGCTGGACGACATCATCATGTCGGCCCTGACATCACGATGGCAGAAGGTCGCGATGATTATAGGGGTCGCGTTGAAAGACTGCGAGAAACTGAAATTGCCGATAGCTCCTGAAATGATCGGAGCACGCTTGCGCTTCCTGTCCCACGCCGGTCGGATCGAGGGCGTCGGAGACCTCCGACGGTGGGGTCACAGCGAAGTACGGCTGAAGGATGAGCCGATCAGTGCCCTCCAACGAGGCTGATCACGAACCGTCCGCCGACAATGAAAAGATAGGCCCCGAACGCCACCTCCAGCGCACGCTTCGACAGCGCGTGGGCCACCTTGACCCCGAGCGGCGCGGTGACGAGCGTGGTCGGCATCACCAGCAGCGCGCCGATCAGCGAGACGTAGCCGAGTGCGAACGGCAGTTGCAGCGCCGTGACCTCAGGAAAGCGTGCGGCGGCGGGCCAGCCGGCATAGACATAGCCGAGCGCGCCGGGGATCGAGATCAGCACCGCGAGCGCGGACGAGGTCGCGACCGCCTGATGGATCGGCCGGCCATAGAAGGTCATCAAGAGGTTGGCGAACAGGCCGCCGCCGATGCCCATCAGCGTCGACAGCAGGCCGACGAAGAAGCCATAGACGCGCATCAGAAATCCCTTCGGCACGTCGTCGCCGAACTTCCAGGTCTCGCGCGCCAGCAGCAGCCGCGCCGCCGCCGACCAGGCCACCACGACGAACACGATCTTGAACAGCCGCTCCGGCGCAAAGCGCGCGGTGACGCTGCCGGCGGCGACGCCGATCACGATCGGCAGCCACCAGCGCTTCAGGATCTCCATGTCGACCGCGCCGCGGCGATAATGGGCACGGAACGAGCTCAGCGAGGTCGGGATGATGATCGCGAGCGAGGTGCCGATGCAGAGCGGCATCCGCACCTCGAGCGGCACGCCGGCGAGACGAAAGCATTCGTAGAACACCGGCACCAGGATCGCGCCGCCGCCGATGCCGAACAGCCCGGCGAGAAAGCCGGACAGCGCGCCAACCGCAATCAGCAGCAGTGCGAGCTCGAGCAATTCCCTGGGATCGAGGCCGGCCATCATATCCTTCGCAGTGTCGACGTACGGCCGCACCACCCGCCCCCGCCTTCACGGAGATCAATAGCCCCTTTTGGGATTCGGGAGTATCTATGCTGTTGAGCAGGCTCTCTTGCGAAATGCGGAAGGATCGAGCTTGGACCAGCTTGCTGCGATGGCGGCCTTTGTCCGCGCGGTCGAAACCGGCAGCCTGTCGGCGGCGGCGCGGTCGCTGCCGAGCTCGCTGACCTCCGTCAGCCGCCAGATCAGCGCGCTCGAGGAGCATTACGGCACCCGCCTGCTGCTGCGCACCACCCGCCGGCTCGCACTGACCGACGACGGACGCATCCTCTACGAGCGCGCGAAATCCGTTCTCGGCGAGGTCAGGGAGATCGAGGCGGCGCTGGCGCGCGACCCGCATCAACCGTCAGGCCGGATTCGGCTGAGTTCGCCGAGCCTGATCGGGCGGCTGGTGATCGCGCCCCTGCTGGTGGAGTTTCTGCGCCGCTATCCGGCGCTTTCCATCGACCTGCTGTTGATCGATCGCGCGGTCGACATGGTCGAGGAAGACATCCATTTGGCCATTCGGATCGGGCGGCTGCGCGACTCGCAGCTCGTCACGCGCCGGCTCACCGACCTACAGATGATCGTGTGCGCGGCACCGGCCTATCTGGCCCGGCGCGGTGAACCGCGGACACCGGGCGAGCTTTCGTCGCACGACTGCCTGGTGTTCTCCGATTCGCCTGGGAGTGCGGAGTGGCGCTTTGCCGACGGCACGAAGACGGGTCGCAAATTCCGCATATCCGGTCGGCTCTGGATGAATAGCCTCGAGGCGCTGGTCAGTGCAGCGCGGGATGGCGTGGGCATCGTCCGCGTGCCGTCGTGGCAGGTGCAGTCCGATCTCGCCAGCGGCCGCCTGCAACGCCTGCTGATCGATCATGAGCCGGCCCCGACGCCGCTGCATCTGATGCTTCAGCCGTCACGCCTGGCATCGCCTAAGATCAGGGCATTCGTCGATTATCTGGTGGAACAATGGAGCAAAATCGACGCCTTCCGGGCCCCATCAGCGCGTCGCTAAACGTACCAATCGATGTTCGGATTTCAGATTCATTCTTTTGTTCACTCGACCTTGCATCTGGTATACCACACTGCGGATCAACCAGAATTCGGCAAGTCTAACAATGAACTTCGGTTCGACCGAAGGCTATTTGGCCGTTGCGCGGGCTGATCCGACTCCGTAAATAGAACTCCTCTACCGCGTTCCCCGATGGGCCGGCCGCGGTCCCTCACAACATGAAGCCCGCCGATGACCGCCAGGATCGAACGACCGCTTTCACCCCATTTGCAGACCTACCGGTGGACGCTGACGATGGCGCTGTCCATCGTCCACCGCGCCACAGGTGTGGCGCTCTATTTCGGCACCCTGCTGCTCGCCTGGTGGCTGATCGCAGCCGCCTCCGGTCCGACCGCCTACGCCAACGTCCAGGCCTTCACCGGCAGCGCGATCGGCAAGCTGATCGTGTTCGGCTACACATGGGCGCTGATGCACCATCTGTGCAGCGGCATCCGGCATTTCGTCTGGGACCTCGGCTACGGCTTCAAGGCCAATGAGCGCGAAGCGCTGACCTGGGGCGCGCTGGTCGCCGGCATCGTGCTGACCGTGCTGGTCTGGATCATTGCCTACGCGGTTGGAGGTGGACGATGAGCGGCCCCTCTTCGATGCGCACGCCGCTGGAGCGCGTCCGCGGCCTCGGCTCCGCGCATACCGGCACGGGCGATTTCTGGCGCCAGCGCCTCACCGCGGTTGCGATGACGCTCCTGATCGTTCCCGTGATCGTCGTAGTGATCATGCTGATCGGCCGCAACCATGCCGGCGCGGCCCAGATCCTCGGCTCGATCCCGATCGCCATCATCCTGCTGCTCTTCATCGTCGCCAGCACCTGGCACATGAAGATCGGCATGCAGGTCGTGTTCGAGGACTACATCCATAACGAGAAGCTGAAGATCGCCTGCGTGATGGCGAACAACTTCTTCTGCGTCGCGGTCGCTTTGGCCTCGATCTACGCAATCCTCAAATTGTCGTCGGGAGTATAACCCATGGCCGGTGAAGGAAACGGCAAGGCCACCAACGGCAGTGGCCCGGCTACCAATGGCAAGGCCTACCCGATCCAGGACCACACCTACGACGTCGTCGTGGTCGGCGCCGGTGGCGCGGGCCTGCGCGCCGTGGTCGGCTGCTCGGAAGCGGGCCTGCGCACCGCATGCATCACCAAGGTGTTCCCGACCCGCTCGCACACCGTTGCGGCGCAGGGCGGCATCTCGGCCTCGCTCGGCAACATGCATCCCGACGACTGGCGCTGGCACATGTACGACACCGTGAAGGGGTCGGACTGGCTCGGCGACCAGGACGCGATCGAATACATGGTGCGTAACGCGCCCGACGCGGTCTACGAGCTCGAGCATTGGGGCGTGCCGTTCTCGCGCACCGAGGACGGCAAGATCTATCAACGTCCGTTCGGCGGCATGACCCTGGACTATGGCAAGGGCCAGGCGCAGCGCACCTGCGCCGCGGCCGACCGCACCGGCCATGCCATGCTGCACACGATGTATGGCCAGTCGCTGCGCCACGCAGCCGAGTTCTTCATCGAATTCTTCGCCATCGACCTGATCATGGACGACCAGGGCGTCTGCCGCGGCGTGATCGCGCTGAAGCTTGACGACGGCACGCTGCACCGCTTCCGCGCCCAGACCACGATCCTGGCGACCGGCGGCTATGGCCGCGCCTATGCGTCCTGCACTTCGGCACACACCTGCACCGGCGACGGCGGCGGCATGGTGCTGCGCGCCGGGCTGCCG from Bradyrhizobium sp. B124 includes:
- a CDS encoding LysR family transcriptional regulator; translated protein: MDQLAAMAAFVRAVETGSLSAAARSLPSSLTSVSRQISALEEHYGTRLLLRTTRRLALTDDGRILYERAKSVLGEVREIEAALARDPHQPSGRIRLSSPSLIGRLVIAPLLVEFLRRYPALSIDLLLIDRAVDMVEEDIHLAIRIGRLRDSQLVTRRLTDLQMIVCAAPAYLARRGEPRTPGELSSHDCLVFSDSPGSAEWRFADGTKTGRKFRISGRLWMNSLEALVSAARDGVGIVRVPSWQVQSDLASGRLQRLLIDHEPAPTPLHLMLQPSRLASPKIRAFVDYLVEQWSKIDAFRAPSARR
- the sdhC gene encoding succinate dehydrogenase, cytochrome b556 subunit, which encodes MTARIERPLSPHLQTYRWTLTMALSIVHRATGVALYFGTLLLAWWLIAAASGPTAYANVQAFTGSAIGKLIVFGYTWALMHHLCSGIRHFVWDLGYGFKANEREALTWGALVAGIVLTVLVWIIAYAVGGGR
- a CDS encoding malonyl-CoA synthase, encoding MNTTTNANLFSRLFDGLDDPNRLAIEQLDGSRISYGDLIARAGQMANVLVERGVKPGDRVAAQTEKSVSALVLYLATVRAGGVYLPLNTAYTLNELEYFITDAEPSLVVCDPSKLDGIKAIAAKAGAKVETLDASGKGSLTEAADRAPKDFATVPRGNDDLAAILYTSGTTGRSKGAMLSHDNLASNSYSLVDYWRFTDKDVLIHALPIYHTHGLFVASNVTLFSRASMIFLPKFDPDAVLKLMARATVMMGVPTFYTRLLQNPGLNKDTTKHMRLFISGSAPLLADTHREWSARTGHAVLERYGMTETNMNTSNPYDGDRVPGAVGFALPGVSVRVTDPDTGKELPRETIGMIEVKGPNVFRGYWRMPEKTKSEFRSDGFFITGDLGKIDDKGYVHILGRGKDLVISGGFNVYPKEIESEIDTMPGVIESAVIGVPHADFGEGVTAVLVCSKGADISEASVLKALDGRLAKFKMPKRVFVVDELPRNAMGKVQKNILRDTYKDIYAKG
- a CDS encoding sulfite exporter TauE/SafE family protein, producing the protein MMAGLDPRELLELALLLIAVGALSGFLAGLFGIGGGAILVPVFYECFRLAGVPLEVRMPLCIGTSLAIIIPTSLSSFRAHYRRGAVDMEILKRWWLPIVIGVAAGSVTARFAPERLFKIVFVVVAWSAAARLLLARETWKFGDDVPKGFLMRVYGFFVGLLSTLMGIGGGLFANLLMTFYGRPIHQAVATSSALAVLISIPGALGYVYAGWPAAARFPEVTALQLPFALGYVSLIGALLVMPTTLVTAPLGVKVAHALSKRALEVAFGAYLFIVGGRFVISLVGGH
- the sdhD gene encoding succinate dehydrogenase, hydrophobic membrane anchor protein; the protein is MRTPLERVRGLGSAHTGTGDFWRQRLTAVAMTLLIVPVIVVVIMLIGRNHAGAAQILGSIPIAIILLLFIVASTWHMKIGMQVVFEDYIHNEKLKIACVMANNFFCVAVALASIYAILKLSSGV
- a CDS encoding DUF3658 domain-containing protein; this translates as MEREQAIQINDQLVIAHEAMKKARIAIAELGKQERLELDGPLYDLLLELEWQVMLPLYEQFRDLMKLELHEKLPAPSSELKWSDVRLPREATEATLDDIIMSALTSRWQKVAMIIGVALKDCEKLKLPIAPEMIGARLRFLSHAGRIEGVGDLRRWGHSEVRLKDEPISALQRG